A genomic window from Chitinophaga pollutisoli includes:
- a CDS encoding methyltransferase domain-containing protein, whose protein sequence is MSTSVAASRARMPEGTNTVLDRRTVETDNSNLLPLLRPGLRVLDAGCGTGAITAGIAERVTPGGSVTGIDTGEALIAQAQQQFAGIAGLHFEVADIHAFAPTEQFDLITSARVLQWLPDPLQTLCCMKALLHPGGIVSILDYNHEKINWDPAPPASMRRFYDAFLQWRKDAGFDNGIADRLVHLFREAGFTNITTQSCHELSLAGSAEFKATAGIWTKVAASRGVQLVNDGYVTEAERLTVMDDYNQWIAGTGKSMQLYLLAVSGRNPE, encoded by the coding sequence ATGAGCACTTCCGTTGCCGCCAGCAGGGCACGCATGCCCGAAGGCACCAACACCGTCCTCGACCGCAGGACCGTCGAAACCGATAACAGCAACCTGCTTCCGCTGCTGCGCCCCGGCCTGCGCGTGCTCGACGCGGGATGCGGAACCGGCGCCATTACCGCGGGGATCGCGGAACGCGTGACGCCCGGCGGCAGTGTTACCGGCATCGATACCGGAGAAGCGTTGATCGCGCAGGCGCAGCAGCAGTTTGCGGGCATTGCGGGTTTGCATTTCGAAGTGGCGGACATCCATGCCTTCGCACCCACCGAACAATTCGATCTCATTACTTCCGCCCGCGTCCTGCAGTGGCTGCCCGATCCCCTGCAAACGCTCTGCTGCATGAAAGCGCTCCTCCACCCCGGCGGCATCGTTTCCATCCTCGATTACAACCACGAAAAAATCAACTGGGACCCCGCCCCTCCCGCCTCCATGCGCCGGTTCTACGACGCCTTCCTGCAATGGCGGAAAGACGCCGGCTTCGATAACGGCATCGCCGACCGGCTCGTGCACCTCTTCCGCGAAGCCGGATTTACAAATATCACCACCCAATCCTGCCACGAATTATCCCTCGCCGGATCAGCGGAATTTAAAGCCACCGCCGGCATTTGGACCAAAGTTGCCGCTTCCCGCGGCGTTCAGCTGGTGAACGACGGCTATGTGACCGAAGCCGAACGCCTCACCGTTATGGACGATTATAACCAATGGATCGCCGGCACGGGGAAATCCATGCAGCTATACCTCCTGGCCGTCAGCGGCCGGAACCCGGAATAA